A single region of the Plasmodium reichenowi strain SY57 chromosome 9, whole genome shotgun sequence genome encodes:
- a CDS encoding pre-mRNA splicing factor, putative, translated as MDSLDSFIKKKKEEIKEIKGNKRWFKQADLENQKNKEINKFYEKELKKKKIEEYERLKKLNDTLDEKHKKNNADVENEETNIEITLSNKQIIMLLRQLKEPIRLFGETDLQRYNRLKELKINKNELKINEQNIFGDVLRGRLKEDSLDLIEDNIEDEIEKGSDKKDKNNSNVSISEKENNEKGKKIDKEKIIHEWIKRTMKEWNEEIENIVDSKKKIKQATYLQTHKDLKPLEKKLKQKTLESDILDKIYNIVSCCQEKNFKAAHDAYMLLAIGNAAWPMGVTMVGIHERAGRSKIYASEVAHILNDETTRKYIQMIKRLLSFCQRKYCTNPSEAVNLSTIHI; from the exons ATGGACTCGCTGGATagttttataaaaaagaaaaaagaagaaataaaag AAATTAAAGGAAACAAAAGATGGTTTAAACAAGCAGATTTGGAAAATCAAAAGAATAAGGAgattaataaattttatgaaaaagaactaaaaaaaaagaaaattgAAGAATATGAAAGACTAAAg AAATTAAATGACACATTAGAtgaaaaacataaaaaaaataatgcGGATGTGGAAAATGAGGAAACAAATATAG AAATAACATTAAGtaataaacaaattattatgCTACTTCGTCAATTAAAAGAACCAATTAGATTATTTGGAGAAACAGACTTACAGAg aTATAATAGATTGAAGGagttaaaaataaataaaaatgaattaaaaattaatgaaCAAAACATTTTTGGAGATGTTTTAAGAGGAAG ATTAAAGGAAGATTCACTAGATTTAATTGAAGATAACATAGAAGATGAAATTGAAAAAGGCTCagataaaaaagataaaaataattcaaacGTTTCCATAAGtgaaaaggaaaataatgaaaaaggaaaaaaaatagataaagaaaaaataatacatgAATGGATAAAAAGAACTATGAAAGAATGGAATGAAGAAATTGAGAATATTGTAGACagtaaaaagaaaataaaacagGCCACATATTTACAAACACATAAAGATTTGAAGCCActagaaaaaaaattaaaacaaaaaac ATTGGAATCTGATATCcttgataaaatatataatattgtgTCTTGTTGccaagaaaaaaattttaaagCTGCTCATGACGC aTATATGTTATTAGCCATCGGAAACGCTGCATGGCCAATGGGAGTTACGATGGTTGGTATTCATGAACGAGCAGGAAGATCAAAAATTTATGCATCAGAG gttgctcatatattaaatgatgaaacaactagaaaatatattcaaatgATTAAAAG gttattatcattttgtCAAAGAAAGTATTGCACAAACCCATCGGAAGCCGTTAATTTATCAACAATTCATATATga